The genomic DNA CGTGGTTCCGCACCAACATGGGTGATGTTGAACGGAAAGTGGGCAGTACCGGGTACGACTTATGGCCAAATGATCCTTTCCATCTATGAGAAGATGATCAATCTTGAGGTTGAGAACGTAAATAAGCTGTTAGATGATTTAGAGAAGACCAAGCAACAGCTTGATGAGTAAAAAAGCTCCATGGCCGGAGCTTTTTTTGTGTGAGGAGAGAGTGCAGTGCATATTAGAGGTGTTTCTTTGCCCTCAAAACCAGGTATTTCGCGATTTGAGGGCAGATAAAAGGAGTTTCTTTGCCCTCAAATCAGGTATTTCGTAATTTGAGGGCATATAAAAGGAGTTTCTTTACCCTCAAAAGAGCAATCATCCAACAAGCAGGATCTGAAAGGTTTTTCGCTCAAAGTGTTACAATAATGGATAGCTCAATAGCGATACTCATGAATTAGGATGAAACGTTATGAAGAATTGGAAGAGAAGTGCGCGCTTTCTCTGGCTTTGTAATTTCATAATTGTAGCTGCGATGACGATGATTCTCCCGTTCCTCCCCTTATATTTGGAGGTGCTTGGTGTAACGGATGAAAAGGCACTGAGTCTCTGGACGGGTGCAATTTTTTCAGCGGCATTCCTATCGGGAGCGTTTATGGCCCCGATCTGGGGAATCTTTGCGGATAAGTTCGGTCAGAAAGCGAACCTAATTCGTGCAGGAATCGGTATGGGAATCCTGACCTTCTCGATGGCCTTTGTGACTGGCCCCTGGATGCTTCTCGCCTTGCGCTTTTTCATGGGATTCTTTTCTGGCTTCATCACCGTTTCCTTTTCGTATTTATCGAGGATAACACCTAAGGAACATACTGGAGCCGCACTCGGTTTCCTGCAAACAGGAGGAATTTCAGGCGGAATCATTGGACCGTTAATCGGCGGTGCATTATCTGATTGGTTCGGCTTCAGACCTGTTTTTGCGATGACCGGTATCAGCATTTTCCTTACGTTGATTCTTGTCATCCAGTTCATTCCGAAAGATGCTCCCATGCAGGAGACAGTGGAAAAGCAGGGGACATTTAAAGATGTGTTGATGAATAAACAGCTTCTTGTTTTGTTCATTGCTACCTTTTTATTGCAAGCAGCGATGTTGAGTACGAATTCAATGATGACGATCTTCGTTAAGACCTTCGTCGACAACCCGGAAAACCTCGCCCTGTTAGCAGGATTTGCAGCGTCGATCCTCGGTATCGCCACGATCATCGGTTCACCTTATTTAGGAAAGTTAGGAGATCGAATCGGCCATTTAAGGATGTTGCCTGTCGTCATGTTCGCAAGCGGTGTCTTATTTTTACCGCAATTATTCACGGACAACATTTATGAATTGTATGTATGGCGATTTATTCAAGGGCTTGTTTTAGGCGGTGTTTGGCCGGCAATCCAGACATTGATCCATAAAAAAACACCTGCCGATATTCAGGGCAGGGCATTTGGTGTGACTGCAAGCTGCCGGTTCCTTGGTAACCTGACCGGTCCGATCATCGGAGGGTGGATTTCCGGAAGCTTTGCGACAGCCTATGTTTTTGGATTTGCAGGTGCCATACTGATGGCTGGTGGAATATTAGTCAGACTGGGCGTACAAAACCGATGAGTTTCAGACAATAATAGAGGGATAAACCCGTTACGGGTTTATCCCTTATCTTATTTATCTCGTTTAGATCGTTTGTTTGAACGTCGTTTCGAATGATGGAACGGATGTCACTTTGAAACGGACGTTGTAGGTTCCAGGATCTAATTCCGGTATGGCAACGGTAAATGTACGTTTACCGCCCGGTTCGATCGTCTCCTTTTTCAATGCTTGGGTGAACATTTTGCCCTCACCCCAGTGAAAGACGGTTTCTCCACTTTCATTCTTGATCCACATGTCATATTGCTGGCCGCTCGTAAACTCTAGTTCTAAGGGTTTTTCTGTTTGGTTTTGCAGTTCGATCACTGCCTGATCATTTGTAAAAGAAACGACCTTCAGTTCAACTTCACCTGCCACATTCTCATTCCCTTCTGATTTCTCTTCTTGCGCTTGTCCATTAACCGGTTCAGCAGACGGCGATTTCGTTTGTTCACCAGACCCACAAGCTGAAAGTATGATGACCAATCCAATAATGGTTGCTATCCGTACCATATAAAAGCCCTCCTAACGCTAGCACTGTTGTTTTGTAGTATAGACGTAATCAACTGGGCTTATGTTTCATTCCTCATCAGCTGTTTCAAAAATGCACTCTGATTCAATCACCTTCACGAGTTCCTTCAACTGTTCGAGTGGCCGTTCCACTTCCAGCCGATAATAATTTTGTGTCCCTTTCTTTTCAGAAGTGACAAGATGCACTTGCTTCAAAATTTTCAAGTGATGGGAAATGGTCGGACGAGACATTGGCGAGTACTCGGCAATTTCATTTACATTTAAACGTTCATTTTCAGCTAATAAAAGAATTAGTTCTTGTCTGACGGGGTCAGCTAGCGCTTGAAATAATGGAGTTGCATTACGGAACGATTCCAGAAAGCGCTCTTTTTCATTTGATTTTGTCATCTCTATCACCATTCGTTCAATAGTTTAAACCTATATGTATATAGTATATCAGCAATTGGAAGTTGGCAAATTCAGATAAAGGGGAAATCTCCACAAAAAAGACTGGCTTCACCCAATGTGCCAGTCCAATCGAATCATCCACCGAAAAAGATATCGAGAAAAGTACTTAATTCTTTGCGTTTTCCTTCGAGGATCTCTGGGTCAAAGACTTCTACATATCCACAATTCATGCAGCTGACAAAAAGAAATTCAGTATGCTGGACATCGAACATTTTACTGAATCCTGTTCCAGTCATTGCGCCTTTTTTCGTCATGCAGTACTCATGCTTACACTTTACACACGTGAATTTCTCTCGAATCGAGTCTTCAATTGAGACTTTCAAACAATCAACCTCCTTATATGTACATACGGACGACTCATACATACGTTTCAACAATCTAATAAAAAAAGGAACAGACGCTGTGGTCTGTTCCTTCAGTCTCATTATTTTGCATGCAGACGACGAATTCGCTCATCAATGTCAGGGTGAGTAGAGAAAATCATTTTCTTCTTCTTACCGCCACTGATTTTCATCGTTGCCAATGTGTCTTGACGTGTATCAACGCGATTGATATACGCGCGTAGTGCTTCTAGAGCGTGAATCATCTTATCCTTACCAGCGAGGTCTGCGCCTCCACGGTCTGCATGGAATTCACGATGACGTGAGTATGCCATGATGACGATGCTTCCTAAGATGGAGAACGCAATCTGGAATACAATGATTGAAATCAGGTGGACGATGGCCGCCTTGTCTTCATCAACAAGTTGAGCGACTGCCCACGCAGCAATTCTTGATAGGAATACGACGAATGTGTTGACGATACCTTGAAGTAAAGTCATCGTTACCATATCCCCATTGGCAATATGGGCGACTTCGTGTGCGATGACGCCTTCAATTGCATCATCATCCATATTTTCAAGTAATCCCGTCGAAACAGCGACAAGAGAACGACGTTTCGATGGACCCGTAGCGAATGCATTGACCTCAGGGGAGTCGTAGATCCCTACTTGTGGCATTGCAGAAAGTCCTGCAGCACGGGACAAGCGGTGTACACGTTCAACAACATCCTGTTCAACTGCTGATCCAGGACGGTCAGGATCAATGACTTTCACACGCATGATCGTCTTTGCCATCCAACGGGAAATCGCTAATGAAATGAATGCACCAGTGAAACCGATGACAGCACTAAATGCAAGCAGCGTTCCAAATTGGATGTTTCCACCTGGTCCGATATACGTATTCAGGTTCAACAACGACAATACGATCATGATTGTCGTAAGGACCAAAACGTTGGTTAAGATAAATAGAAAAATCCGTTTTGCCATTTTTCATACCTCATTTCAAGTTCATTTGAACTTAATATTGTATAAGCTGAGTATAAATTATCCGAAAGTTTTTATCAAGACAGTTGCTTAACAACTTTATGAATTATTTCTCTTTTTTGAATTTCGAAAGGACGCATCACTAAAATTAAATTGACGCAGGGAATTTTGTTGCGTATGATAAGTTCAAATGAACGGATGAATTGAGGTGAAATCATGCCTTTATTGACGTTAAGCCGAAAACAGATGGCAGAGCTCTTGTTAGCCTTGCATTCAAATGAAGGAGATAAGCCTGCTCTGATTTTGAAGGAAGCTTGGCTCGAACTAAATGATATTGAAGATGAATCCTTGATCAAGGGGTTAGGAGAGGGATCTCTTCCTGGCATTTTTGAAAAGATCATGAAAGGGACAAACAAGGAGCTGGGCTTTTCCATCAATGAGATTGTCTCTTTAGGCAACCAGATCGAATATAGCAGCTTCTCGACGACTGCGGTCCAAAATTGGGTGAAGCGTGATGTGCGCAACTTGATTGGATCTCCCCATAAAGGGAAAAAATACTCCCTTGAACAGGCGGCTATTCTTTTCATTGTAGAGGATTTGAAAAGCACGCTTGATTTCGTTTCCATCCGCAACTTATTAATGTTGATTTTCAATAACATTGAAGATCGGCATGATGATTTGATTGATCCTATCCATTTCTATCATACATACGCAACAGTATTTGAAGAATTGGACTTGAACGACGACAATGTGGTGGACGTCGACTTCAGGGTGAAGGATGGCAAAAAGGCGGAGTCATTGATCTATCAAAAAGCGGATGAGAAAATCACCGAGTTCAACACTTTGACAGAAAAGCAGAGATCGATCGTCAAGAATGCGCTCGTCATCGCGACACTGTCTGTCCAAACCTCCTATTTCCAGTCCGTATCCCGGCAATTCTTGAACTCGACCTTATTCATTTAATACTGCAAAAAGTTCAAAACGACCAAAGAACAGTGCTCAGCACTGTTCTTTTTTTATGAGTGAAAGGATAGGAAAGAGGATTGTAGAATAAAGTTTTTATAGGTGGAAGGGGGATTTACATGAATGAGCGGAAGTGGCTGAGAAAAGAAGGACCGAAATGGGTAGAACAAGGTTATATTCAAAAGGAACAGCTGGAAGGCATTTATTCAATGTATGAAAAGAAAAGGAACAATCTGTTACCGATCCTTGCAAGTATCTTGATCGGTCTCGGAATCCTTACGTTTATCGCTTCGAATTGGGGGCAAATGAGTGATTGGTTCAGATTGACCTTGATCTGGGTAGCAATTGCAGGCTTCCATTTAACAGGTGGTCATTATATCCAGAAGGGGTCTGAGCATTTAGGGAGTGCCTTGATCGGAATCGGGACAATTACCTTCGGAGCAGGGATCTTTCTGGTTGCGCAAATGTTCCATATTGTTAGTTATAATGCTACTGCGTTCATTTTATGGACGGCTTCAGCAATCCTCACGTATTTTGTATTTCCAAACCGTTATTTCTATCTGTTGTCACTTTTCATCGGAACCTCCGGAATCCTTTACAGCTTCATTTCTTTTCAAGCTTTCAGTCATGTGCTTGCGTTTCTTGTCATTGTTGGTATTGGATACCTCACCTTCAAGGAAGATAGCAGGCTCCTTTATTATCTCTACTCAGCCGCTATCATCATAACGAGTATCACGTTCATCGTCGTTTACGAATACTCTTACTTCTGGATGACAATCGTATTCTTGATCCTATATGGGATAAATGAGCTTATGAAGAGCGAAAAAGCGCACCATAGCTTTAAGGATATCGGTATTCTTGGGATTCTTGCTGTTACGTTCATCCATGTTTTTATAATGGAAGAATACCTCCGTTACAATGATCTTCTGGTTGAATCTGTTCCTTATTTGATTGTCCTTTTCGTTCTGGTCAGCTTGATCGGAATGATGAAGAAAATGAAATCTTCAGGGGGCTGGACGGATTTGATTCTGTTTACACCACTGTATTTGCTTGGTGAGACAGCAGATGTCTTATACTTGCTGCTAGCCTTCGGTTACTCTCTTTATGTACTCATTCAAGGTTATCAAAGGGAAGAGCCTTCCATGATCAACCGAGGGACACTCTTATTCCTAATCAGCACGTTAGTGGCCTATATTCAGCTCGCATGGGCATTCTTGCCGAAGTCTCTATTCTTCTTAGCAGGCGGGATTTTGTTGTTCCTCTTAAGCTGGTATTTGGAAAAAAGAAGGCGAGTTATGATTCATAACGCGAAAGGAGGCCGCCACGATGCGTAAGGGATTATTATATTTCGTTTTGGTTCTTCAAGTCTTTGTGCTCGGCGGAATAGCGGCTTCCCACTATATGACGCTTCAGTTAGGGGAACGGATCGTTCTGGAAACGGAACCGATTGATCCAAGAGATCTTTTTCATGGGGATTATGTCATTTTGAATTATGATGTTTCCACTTTATCTACCAATCTGATCGAAGAAGGAACTGAATTGGATGAAAGAGATCGAATCTATGTTATTCTCGAGCAATCCGATTCGGTCTCGAAAGCCGTCCGTATTGTTAAAACGAAACCAGAGCTGAAGGATGGACAGGTCGCTCTTAAAGGAATCGTCCGATATATTGATTCTTATCAAAGGAATGTCCGAATCGATTATGGACTGGAGAGGTATTACATTGAAGAAGGGACCGGAGCGTCTTATGAACGTGATCCGGCAGACAAGGTTGCGATCCGGGTTTCTTCGTGGGGACAATCGACGATTGAAGAACTCATTTATTCCCAGTAGAACCATATATTTTAAAAGGTGTGGGGTTTATATCCTTTCCGTGTTATACTCGTAATAAGCCAGCGGGAAGGAGACAAATATTGTCAAAAATTAATGTTTTTCTAGACGATGTCCGTCCATGTCCCGATGATTATTTTTTGGCTAGTGATATGGAAGAATGCATTCAATTCTTACGCAGAGGAAATATCAAGCATCTGTCACTAGATCATGATTTAGAGAACAAAGCCCGAAATGGTTTCATGGTCGTTGAATACATGGTAAGACATAAACTTTTTGCGGAGACCATTACGGTCCATTCTGCCAACGCTGGGGCTGGCAAAAAGATGTTTTACTATTTGAAAGATGCTCAAGAACAATTCATTATTCCACAGACTGTTGAAATTTATTATCATCCATTGCCGTTGAATATATATAAGAGATAAAGCATCCACTGGGTGCTTTTTTCTTATGCATTCATTTTGAAGCGAGATTGGATGGTGAAGAGGAATTCCTTTAGAAAATCTTACGAAGGACGTATAATAGATGGGGTTTAGAAAGGATGCGATCCCCCATGACTACGTTGAAACAACCGTTATGGACAAGTAAATTCATATTGCTATGCGCGAGTAATTTCTTGTTCTTCATGAGCTTTTTTCTTTTGTTGCCTACACTACCGGTCTACTTGGTTGAAAACCTTGGTGCAAGTGAAGATCAGGTAGGTTTAATCATGGGGATTTTTACGATTGCGGCCGTTTTCGCAAGGCCCATCACAGGTTATTTGATGGATATGAAAAATCAGAAAGCCCTCTTCCTGATTGCAATAATCGTTTTTGTCGTCGCAACTTTCGGTTATTTGATCGCTCAAACGGTATTGATGATCTTTCTGATTAGGTTCATTTATGGATTCGGATTCGGGATGTCAACCACGGCCGGAGGGACGATGGCAGCCGAATGGATACCGGAGGAACGTAGAGGAGAGGGGTTAGGGTATTATGGCACATTCATCATGGTAGCCATGAGTATCGGACCCATTGTCGGGGTTTTTGTCGCGGACTATACAAGCTACCAGGGCATGTTCTGGTTTTGCTTCTTTTTATCTCTCATAGGACTGATTATGGCGAGCTTTCTTCCAAACTATAAAACAACGAGGAAAGCCCCTGAAAATCAACGGAAATTTTCAATTAAACATAAAGAAGATCTGGCGTATTGGTTCAATGAATTGATTGAAAGAAAAGCCCTCCCCGTTTCCATAGCGATGAGCATGATTGCCATCGTATTTGGGGGGGTCATCAGTTTCGTGTCACTATATGCAAAAGAACTTGGTGATGCCTCAATCGCCGGAACGTATTTCACCTTATATGCCATTGCGATCGTGATCAGTCGTCCTTTTGCAGGAAAGTGGTTTGATAGGAAAGGTCCAAACCAACTTATCGCTTTCGGTACGTCCCTTTATTTCATCGGTATGATCGTGCTTGGCCTGGCAGCTTCCAGCTGGATGGTGTATATCGCTGCATTAATCATTGGATTCGGCTATGGGATACTTCAGCCAAGTTACCAAGCACTTTCCATTCAAATGTCACCTAAACATCGAAGAGGGGCAGCGACGGCAACGTTCTTTACGCTATTCGATATCGGTGTTGGCGTAGGATCGTTCTTCTTAGGTTGGGTCGTCGTCCAGATCGGTTACGGAAACATGTACTTATTGTCGTCCTTGTTTCTGCTCGTCTCTTATTATGTGTATTACCGTACTGCAAAGCCAAAAATGCGCGTATCACAGCATGTCCAACAGAATTATTGATAGAAAAAAGGTGTGACTGCATGTCACACCTTTTTCGTGTTCTTCTTTGTCAATTGAAAAATGGCGAAATCCTCAGCAAGTTCCGTGTTCGGAAATATGTTCACGGCACTTTCTGTTAATTCATCTGCTTTATCGTAATAGCGGGAGCTGATATGAGTGAGAATCAACCGTTTTGCTCCGGCTTGTTTCGCAAGCTCTGCCGCTTGGTTCGTTGTAGAATGAAAATATTCGATTGCCCGCTCATCCATTCCCTCTGCAAATGTGGCTTCGTGGACGAGTAGGTCGGCATCCCTTGCAAGTTCGATAGTTTTTTTTGTAGGACGGGTATCTCCGCAAATCGTCACGACCCGACCAGGTTGAGGTGGAGTGGTGAAATCTTCTCCACAAATGGTTCGACCATCTTCAAGCGTGACGGTTTCTCCAGCCTTCAGTCTACTGTAAACTGGACCTGGTGAGACGCCGATTTCCTTCAATCGCTCCACTTGAAGCCGACCCGGTTGTTCAGGCTCTGTAATCCTGAAACCGTATGAGGGGATGACATGCTCCAATAAAGCAGCTTCAATTTGATAGCCTTCGTCCAGCTCATGAAATCCATCCTCGATCTCAATGATTTCAAGTGGATATTTCAAGTAGGTCCTGCTCGTCTCAAGCGCAACAGTAATGAATTCTTTGATTCCTTTTGGTCCATATACTGTTAAAGTATCTTCAGCACCCTGGAAGGATCGGCTGCCAAGTACCCCTGGCAAACCGTAGATATGATCGCCATGCATGTGTGTGATGAATATTTTCCTGACCTGCCATAGCTTGATCGTAGTATGTAAGATTTGATGCTGGGTCGCTTCACCGCAATCAAATAACCAAATTTCCCCTTGACGGTTCGTCATGAAACGGAGTGCCATTGATGAAACGTTTCTTCCCTTTGACGGTATTCCCGCACCTGTACCTAGAAAATGAAACTCCATATGATTCATCCTTTCCTCCCTAGTATACCATCCATAGGTTTTCCTAAAACCATATCGTAACCACTTCTACTGACAGTCAGACCCCCTCAAGAAAACCGAGACTTAAGTCACGAATAACGTTATGCTGAAAAAATGTTATTTGGGTCAAAAATCCCCTTTTTCCGTCAAACAGGCGATAAAAAGGAACTTTTTTCACCATAATATTTACAATTTTCAGTCATATTGGTAGTATTGTAAAAGTATTGCAAACTAATTTTTTACAGGAGAAGGGGAGGACATCAATAGATGAATAAGAGAAAAATAACATCTACTGCTTTTGCAGTCATGATGGGATTGAGTACACTTACATATGGCGCAATTGCTACTCCACAGATGGCAGATGCAGAAAAAGCACGTGAAAGTGTCACTCATCAATATGCCGGTACACCAGTTGACTTGGGTATCGCGAATGATGAGCGATTAATCGAGATGCTCAAGAAGGAAGGGAAAATCAGCCCGAATACGAGTGCAGCTGAAGCGGAGAAAGCATTGAACAACTACCTGAATGAAAAGGCTGCTGCTTCTGCCCATGCGCATGATGAGGGGGCCCTGCATGAGCAGGAAAAAGAAGCGAAGAAACAGCTTCAAAAGGATATGAAGAAAAACAGCCTGACTTCAGGAAAAGGGAATAAAGTAGGACAATCCGAAACAGTAAATGGGGTAGAAGAGGAAGCCTGGAACGGCGGAACAAGAACCGATAAAGTGCTTGTCCTTTTGATTGAATACCCTGACAAGCCACATAATTCGATGTCAGCTGATGAGACGGATATGTATTATGAAGGTGAAAATGCCTATTCTCGTGCCCATTATCAGGACATGCTTTTCGGTAACGGAGGCTGGACTGGTCCAGACGGGAAAAACTACGTCTCTATGAAACAATATTATGAAAAGCAATCTGGCGGAAGCTATTCCGTAGAAGGTGAAGTAGTAGGCTGGTACCAAGCCAAACATAACGCTGCTTATTATGGTGGAAATGATCCTGTGTATGACAGCGATGTCAATGCTCGTGCACTTGTTAAAGAAGCGTTAAATGCAGCGGCAGCCGATCCATCTGTAAACCTTGGTGAGTATGATGAGTGGGATCGTTACGACCTAGATGGTGATGGAAACTATCTTGAGCCGGACGGTCTCGTCGACCACTTGATGATCATCCACTCTGGTGTTGGTGAAGAAGCTGGTGGCGGATCCCTTGGCTCGGATGCGATCTGGTCCCACCGCTGGAACCTGGGCTTACCTGTATTCTCGATTGAGGGTTCTCCAGAACCAGCAGTCGATTATTGGGGAGCTGGAACTATGTATGCCTATGACTATACGATTGAGCCTGAAGATGGTGCAGTCGGTGTTATGGCACATGAATTTGGACATGATCTCGGTCTACCGGATGAGTATGACACGCAGTATTCAGGAGCAGGAGAACCGGTCAGCTACTGGTCCATCATGTCAAGCGGAAGCTGGGCTGGTAAAATCCCTGGGACGATGCCGACTGGATTCAGTCCTTATATGAAGGAAATGCTTCAAGCATCTGTAGGCGGGAACTGGCAAACAGGAACGCAGATCGATGTGAGTGAAGTGGATGAAAACGGTTATGAAGTTTTACTTGATGAAGCTGTTACAAAGGGAACGAATAATGATGTCGTGAAAGTGACGCTTCCTTTGAAAGAGACTGTCGTCAATACACCAGCTAGCGGGAAGTCCGAGTATTTCTCAGGAAGTGCAGATGATCTGCACAACGTGATGACGAAAACAGTTGACTTGACGAATGCTACGACAGCATCCTTCAACTTCAAAACATGGTATGACATTGAAACGGATTGGGATTATGCCTATGTAACCGTAAATGGTAGCCCGATCCCAAGCGATATCACAACAAATGAAGATCCTCATAAAAGCAATGCGGGTAATGGGATCACTGGCTCTTCGAATGGTTGGATCGATGCTTCCTTCGACCTGAGCGACTACGTTGGTCAAGAGGTTGAAATCGCGATTGAATATGTAACAGATGTCGCTGTTTCAAACCCAGGATTGTATGCAGACGATCTTTCTGTCGTCGTTGATGGACAGCAAGTATTCTTTGATGATGCAGAAGCTGAATCTATATTCACATTGAATGGATTTACGAAAAGTGACGGAATTAAACGGTCTGAGCACTATTACCTGCTTGAATGGCGCAGCCACAACGATGTTGACCGAGGTCTTGAAAATATCCGTCGTGGTGCAAGCTTGATGGAATTCGACGAAGGTCTAGTCGTTTGGTATGTGGATGAGAAGTACAGTGAAAACTGGACAGGTGCCCACCCTGGAGATGGTTTTGTCGGAGTCGTCGATGCGGATCAGCATATCAACACGTGGAGTGATGGTTCGGTCGCTTCTACCCGATTCCAGGTACACGACGCAGCATTCAGCTTGAATAAGACTGAGAAGATGTTCCTTGATTACAGTGAATTATTAGGAAAAACGTTAGAAGACAACCATACAGCACGTAACCCATTGTTTGACGACAGTGCAAATTACATGAACGAAGGACTTGAAGATGCTGGACGTAACGTTCCGAACTACGGTCTGAAATTCCGTGTAATTGGACAAAGTGCTGATGGTACAGTTGGTAAAGTATTAATCTTCAAATAATCGTTAATGAAGGATGACCCATTGAGAAAATGGGTCATCTTTTTCTTTTACTAAAGCAGCTCACCTGTAGTTTTTGTACTCACAAGCTGTCGAGACGTCTCGACAGCCTCCTTTTTAGAAGATTTTCCTTGATTTTCGTGTTGATTTTCTCAAAAACAGCTCGAAATCGTGCCGTTCGAGGGATGAAAATCGACTGTCGAGGTGTTTATCTACAAAAAATGAAAATTATCTACGAAAATGCAAAATTATCTACAAAAATGCGAAATTATCTACAAAAACGATTGAGCTGCTAATCCGAACAAGAGATGACACTCAATAAAGAAAGCGTCGAGTCAAAACTAAAGGTGCCCTCAACAGGGCACCTTCCTATATGTTCGTTTTCCTTTTTGTAAAATCAATTTCAGGGTAATACGCATCTTTTACAAGTAAGTTCGGGCCGAGGCACTTCACTGCCGGGCAGTGACAGTTTACCGTGCTTGCTAGTTTACTAGTCATCCAGCGTTCGTAAACCTCTTCAAGCCGGTCTTTCTGAATGTTACCTAGAGCCCCGTCATCGCCAAAGTCCGTTACGATGACATTTCCATCGAAGATATTGACGTTCAAGCGGGACCGCCCATCCGGATCATTTCGCACGGTGACATTCTTCTCTTGATAAAGCCGTTTCAACAGCGTCAAATCATCTTCGTTATCACTGCACGGATAAAAAGGCAATGTACCAAATAACATCCAGGTTTCTGCATTCTTCGCATCCAATAAACGATGGATCCCCTCGCGAATTTCAGGAAGTGTTGCCACTTCTAAACCACTTGCAAAATCGCTCGGGTACATCGGATGAACTTCGTGGCGCTGACAGCCCATTTGCACGATTTGTTCATGGATTGCTTCCAGATGTGGAAGCGTCCTTTTGTTCAACATCGTTTCAGCTGAGACGATCACGCCTTCAGCTGTCAGAGCTTTTGCATTTTCCACCATTCGATCGAAATAATGCTTCCGTTGATCAAGTGTCGGTTTTCGCTCCATCATGGCGAATCCGATTTCTGTAAAATCTTCAACTGAA from Pseudalkalibacillus sp. SCS-8 includes the following:
- a CDS encoding MFS transporter produces the protein MTTLKQPLWTSKFILLCASNFLFFMSFFLLLPTLPVYLVENLGASEDQVGLIMGIFTIAAVFARPITGYLMDMKNQKALFLIAIIVFVVATFGYLIAQTVLMIFLIRFIYGFGFGMSTTAGGTMAAEWIPEERRGEGLGYYGTFIMVAMSIGPIVGVFVADYTSYQGMFWFCFFLSLIGLIMASFLPNYKTTRKAPENQRKFSIKHKEDLAYWFNELIERKALPVSIAMSMIAIVFGGVISFVSLYAKELGDASIAGTYFTLYAIAIVISRPFAGKWFDRKGPNQLIAFGTSLYFIGMIVLGLAASSWMVYIAALIIGFGYGILQPSYQALSIQMSPKHRRGAATATFFTLFDIGVGVGSFFLGWVVVQIGYGNMYLLSSLFLLVSYYVYYRTAKPKMRVSQHVQQNY
- the rnz gene encoding ribonuclease Z, translating into MEFHFLGTGAGIPSKGRNVSSMALRFMTNRQGEIWLFDCGEATQHQILHTTIKLWQVRKIFITHMHGDHIYGLPGVLGSRSFQGAEDTLTVYGPKGIKEFITVALETSRTYLKYPLEIIEIEDGFHELDEGYQIEAALLEHVIPSYGFRITEPEQPGRLQVERLKEIGVSPGPVYSRLKAGETVTLEDGRTICGEDFTTPPQPGRVVTICGDTRPTKKTIELARDADLLVHEATFAEGMDERAIEYFHSTTNQAAELAKQAGAKRLILTHISSRYYDKADELTESAVNIFPNTELAEDFAIFQLTKKNTKKV
- a CDS encoding immune inhibitor A domain-containing protein, whose protein sequence is MNKRKITSTAFAVMMGLSTLTYGAIATPQMADAEKARESVTHQYAGTPVDLGIANDERLIEMLKKEGKISPNTSAAEAEKALNNYLNEKAAASAHAHDEGALHEQEKEAKKQLQKDMKKNSLTSGKGNKVGQSETVNGVEEEAWNGGTRTDKVLVLLIEYPDKPHNSMSADETDMYYEGENAYSRAHYQDMLFGNGGWTGPDGKNYVSMKQYYEKQSGGSYSVEGEVVGWYQAKHNAAYYGGNDPVYDSDVNARALVKEALNAAAADPSVNLGEYDEWDRYDLDGDGNYLEPDGLVDHLMIIHSGVGEEAGGGSLGSDAIWSHRWNLGLPVFSIEGSPEPAVDYWGAGTMYAYDYTIEPEDGAVGVMAHEFGHDLGLPDEYDTQYSGAGEPVSYWSIMSSGSWAGKIPGTMPTGFSPYMKEMLQASVGGNWQTGTQIDVSEVDENGYEVLLDEAVTKGTNNDVVKVTLPLKETVVNTPASGKSEYFSGSADDLHNVMTKTVDLTNATTASFNFKTWYDIETDWDYAYVTVNGSPIPSDITTNEDPHKSNAGNGITGSSNGWIDASFDLSDYVGQEVEIAIEYVTDVAVSNPGLYADDLSVVVDGQQVFFDDAEAESIFTLNGFTKSDGIKRSEHYYLLEWRSHNDVDRGLENIRRGASLMEFDEGLVVWYVDEKYSENWTGAHPGDGFVGVVDADQHINTWSDGSVASTRFQVHDAAFSLNKTEKMFLDYSELLGKTLEDNHTARNPLFDDSANYMNEGLEDAGRNVPNYGLKFRVIGQSADGTVGKVLIFK
- the yfkAB gene encoding radical SAM/CxCxxxxC motif protein YfkAB, with product MIKETNLRKITPQYDPWEAYMDVEEHGRMVLSNIEFTTTTLCNMRCEHCAVGYTLQPKDPDALPVDLMIQRLEEIPHLRSISITGGEPMLSLKSVKQYVVPLLKYAHERGVRTQINSNLTLDLKRYEMITPYLDVLHISHNYGSVEDFTEIGFAMMERKPTLDQRKHYFDRMVENAKALTAEGVIVSAETMLNKRTLPHLEAIHEQIVQMGCQRHEVHPMYPSDFASGLEVATLPEIREGIHRLLDAKNAETWMLFGTLPFYPCSDNEDDLTLLKRLYQEKNVTVRNDPDGRSRLNVNIFDGNVIVTDFGDDGALGNIQKDRLEEVYERWMTSKLASTVNCHCPAVKCLGPNLLVKDAYYPEIDFTKRKTNI